Proteins encoded together in one Miscanthus floridulus cultivar M001 chromosome 16, ASM1932011v1, whole genome shotgun sequence window:
- the LOC136512964 gene encoding fasciclin-like arabinogalactan protein 2, with protein sequence MDLRRRRLAMVAVWAATLTAVAEGFDILQILGKHDEFSQFCKLLNETHLAGDINRDRTITVLAVANGDMGHLTGGHYSLGTLRHILELHVVADYYDDKKLKQLSHAATAASTLFQRSGFAPGMAGYVNITQHRGGKVSFIVDDAPDTVKPVTYVKQIESHRYDYSVLQVSGVLSSPEAEAPVAPPAPVNLTDILSKKYCKSFAGLLAADPKVFDTLNGTKDTALTIFCPVDAAVAAFMPKLKNLTAKAKTAILLYHAVPDYYSMQFLKSNKGKVTTLATTSVAKKDYTYEAESKEDTVTLDTTVVTSTIQATVRDDDPLAVYAVSKFLQPKELFKAKTADLAPAPAPEAGPKKKKKKPSSGSAASAPSDESADGPSADDSSDDAADKAAAAPSSLFARWVTIAVALALALAA encoded by the exons ATggacctgcggcggcggcggctggccaTGGTGGCGGTGTGGGCCGCCACACTGACGGCGGTGGCGGAGGGGTTCGACATCCTGCAGATCCTGGGGAAGCACGACGAGTTCTCGCAGTTCTGCAAGCTGCTCAACGAGACGCACCTGGCGGGGGACATCAACCGGGACCGGACCATCACCGTGCTCGCCGTGGCCAACGGCGACATGGGCCACCTCACGGGGGGACACTACTCGCTCGGCACCCTCCGCCACATCCTCGAGCTGCACGTCGTCGCCGACTACTACGACGACAAGAAGCTCAAGCAGCTGTcgcacgccgccaccgccgcatcCACCTTGTTCCAG CGATCCGGATTTGCCCCCGGCATGGCAGGGTACGTGAACATAACGCAGCACCGCGGCGGCAAGGTGTCGTTCATCGTGGACGACGCGCCGGACACCGTGAAGCCCGTCACGTACGTGAAGCAGATCGAGAGCCACCGGTACGACTACTCGGTGCTCCAGGTGAGCGGCGTGCTGTCGTCCCCGGAAGCCGAGGCGCCCGTGGCTCCGCCGGCGCCCGTCAACCTCACCGACATCCTCTCCAAGAAGTACTGCAAGAGCTTCGCGGGGCTGCTGGCGGCCGACCCCAAGGTGTTCGACACCCTCAACGGCACCAAGGACACGGCGCTCACCATCTTCTGCCCCGTCGACGCGGCGGTGGCAGCCTTCATGCCCAAGCTCAAGAACCTGACGGCCAAGGCCAAGACGGCCATCCTGCTGTACCACGCCGTGCCGGACTACTACTCCATGCAGTTCCTCAAGTCCAACAAGGGCAAGGTCACCACGCTCGCCACCACCAGCGTCGCCAAGAAGGACTACACCTACGAGGCCGAGAGCAAGGAGGACACAGTCACGCTCGACACCACCGTCGTCACCTCCACCATCCAGGCCACCGTCAGGGACGACGACCCGCTCGCCGTCTATGCTGTCTCCAAGTTCCTGCAGCCTAAGGAGCTGTTCAAGGCGAAAACGGCGGACCTCGCGCCTGCGCCCGCTCCAGAAGCagggccaaagaagaagaagaagaagcccaGCAGCGGCTCGGCTGCCTCTGCGCCTTCGGACGAATCTGCAGATGGCCCGTCTGCCGACGACTCATCCGACGACGCCGCAGACAAGGCCGCTGCTGCGCCGTCGTCTCTGTTCGCCCGGTGGGTGACGATCGCcgtggcgctggcgctggcgtTGGCGGCCTAA